CCGGAACTTCAGATCGTCCTCCTGGAATCCGCTCGAAAGAAGTGCAGTTTCCTGAAAGTCATCGTCGCCGAACTGGCGATGGACGGCATTCGTATCGTGAACGAAAAGTGGGAGCGCTTCGCCGTCAGGACGTACTCATGGGAACCGGTGGAAGGTTACGATGCCATCGTCATGCGAGCCGTCCGCCTGGAACCGGACCACCTGCTGCTCCTGGCCCGCGGGAAACTGGCCCCGGGCGGCCTTTTCGCCTGGTGGACAACCGCGCACGCCGACACGGCGCCGGCGATTCTCACCCAGACCGCACGACAGGCGGGTCTGGAACCTCTGCCCCCCTTCCAATATGATCTGGGCGGTGGGCCTCGCCACGTTCTTTTTTGGCGTCGGATCCGGCAGGAGCAGCTCTCCGAGCCCGGCCTCAGCTGACCCGTTCCTCTTTCTTTTCGGGCCGGAAGGTCTCCCCAGGATGCACGGTTCGCTTCCTTCTTCGCTTTACGGCCGTCGCCGTGCCGTCCGCACGGCCTTCAGGCCAGGGTCGCCCCGTAAATCCGTTCCATCCGCCTGAGCGAGAAGTCATGGAATTCCGGATCGAAATCCGCAACGCCGCCTCTCGGGACGACCACCGGGTAGTCCCGGTTTCGCAGTCCTCCCACGGTATCCATGACACAAATGGAGGTGCACACCCCGGTGACCCACACTTGCGCGGGGCCGAATCGGGCGAGCACCTCCTCCAGGCAGGTGCCGTAAAATCCGCTGTAGCGCGTCTTTTCGATGGTGACGGCGCCGGCGGGGGGTTCCAGTTCCGGGATGATCCGGCTTCCCCACGTCCCCTTGACCGCGTGCGGCGGAAACAGATCGAACTCGGAATCATCCGGGAGGTGGGCGTCCTGGAGGTAAATCACGGCATCGCCTCGCTCGCTGAAGGCGTCCACCCATTGCCGCACCGCAGGAATAATGGCCCGCGCTCTCTCACCGCAGTAAAGCGCTCCCTGAGGGTCCAGGAAGTCGTTCAACATGTCGATCACGAGTATCGCCTTCCGGTCCATGTTGCCCTCCTCCATGAGCGATGCAGTGACCAGAGATATCTTCTCAATAACCCCCATGACCCCGTGGGGTCACAACGAAGGATGAAAATATTGTGAATTGTGGGTTCGACCACGAATATAAAAAATCCTGGTAGCGTTCTAAAGTGGAGACCTTAAGCAAAAAGGATAACGAAGGTCAAAAAATCCCCCTCTCCCTTGATGGGAGAGGGTTGGGGTGAGGGTGAGAAAATTAACGTATGTCAATCAGTTACATTCCCCTCCCCTTAATCCCCTCCCACAAGGGGAGGGGAAATAGAATTAAAACTCGTCGAGCAGTTTCCACCTTGTTCCCAAGCTCCAGCTTGGGAATACAACTGTGCAGAAGCTCCAGCTTCGATTCCCATGAGGCCGTTCCCAAGCCAGAGCTTGGGAACGAGGGGAAGAGACACAATCCAACGGCATTGAAGGGCAGGGGAGGGCGCCATGCAGTTTGAAAGGATTCGGGTGGCCACGCGGGACCACTACAGAGGCTCCCAGGAACCTCAGGCGTTTTGGTGGAGGGAGCGACACTACCCCTTGATCGAAATCATGGACCGGTGGTATGAAGGGCGCCTGGACGCGCAGCGGGTCCCCATGCGTTATTTTAAAGTGAAGACCGCATCGGGGGAGGTTTTCATCCTCCGCTATCATGAACTGTTCTGTGCCTGGAGCCTGCTGGTGCCAGGGAGATGCGGGGATGGGGCATGCTCGAGCCCTTTTGGGCCTGAAGAACACCACGCGCCTGCGCCCGGTACGTGACGCGGTCGTCCGGCGGAGACTTTCCGTCCGCCGCACCGAAGCCCTCGTCCTACGGGAAAACACATCGGGCGAAAACCTCGAACGTCCCTCACCCGCGTGCTCGTCGATTGAAACAGCTCTCGAGAGCACCCTGGGCGCGCGCGTTCGCTTCCGCAAAAAGGGCAGCCGGACCACCTGTACGCTCTCCTTCCCGTCAACCGAACGTTTTCGGAGCTTTCCGGAGAAACTCGGCATCCGCCCGGACGCACTCCCCGACGGAGGACACCCGTGAAGCGCATCGCTGTCATCGACGGCCAGGGCGGCGGCATCGGCAGTGCTGTGATTCGCAAAATCAAGGAGATTTACGGGGAATCCCTGGAGGTGTGGGCCCTTGGAACCAATGCCGTGGCCACGGCCCATATGATGAAGGCTCGAGCCAATCGAGGTGCAACCGGCGAACACGCCATCGTTCATTGCGCCGGCCGCGTCGACCTGGTGATCGGTCCCATAGCCATTCTGCTGCCATACGCCATGATGGGCGAAATCACGCCGCGCATGGTGGAAGCTCTCGGGGCTTCCCCCGCCTTCAAGCTCCTGATCCCGCTCACCCAAGAACCCGTTCTGGTGGTCGGAGCGGCGCGAGAACCGCTCCCACACCTGGTGGATCAACTGGTTTATGAGTACCTGCCCCGCAAACTGGGCCTGGAGACCGATGCATCATGACCCGTCCCTTTCCATTCGACGGCCCACACCTGGTCCTGGGCGGCGCACGCAGCGGCAAGAGCCGCTACGCGGAAAGCCTGATCGCCGCCCTTCCTCCGCCTTACGTCTATGTGGCCACAGCCGAAATCCGCGACCGTGAAATGGCGGATCGTGTCGCAGAACACCGAAGCCGTCGTGGCGATCAATGGATCACCATCGAATGTCCCTTGGAACTTCTCCAGACCCTTCGCCGGCAGTGCCCCGCAGCCCACCCCGTGCTGGTGGACTGTCTCACGCTCTGGATCAGCAACCTTCTCCTCGACTACGGCGAAGCGGAAGCCCTTCGTCACGTCGATCGGCTCTGCGAGCTGATCCCCTCCCTTCCCTTTCCCCTCGTTCTGGTTTCCAACGAAGTGGGTACCGGCATCGTTCCAGAAAACGCGACAGCCCGCGTCTTCCGTGACCTGGCGGGGAGAACCAATCAGAGGATCGCCGCGGCCTGCAGGAGCGTGTCGTACCTGGTTGCCGGCATCCCGCTGACCATCAAAGAATCCGGCGGGCCGTTCACCGCCCCGGAGGTTCCACGACCCGAATCCGGCGCCCCGGGCACTTCCCGATGACCCCTATGTGGCACCGAATCTCCCTGGCCCTGTCTTTTCTTACCGTGCTTCACCTTCCCGGCCGAAGCAAAACCCCCTTTGCCGAAGAGGATCTCGCCCGATCCTTCGCTCACTTTCCGACCGTCGGCCTTCTCCTCGGACTCGCCGCCGCGCTCACCGCCGCTCTCCTGAGCCCCTTCCTGCCATCGGCCGTGACCGCCGTCTGGCTTCTCATCGTCTCCGTCGTTCTCACCCGCGGCCTTCATCTCGACGGTCTGGCCGATCTCGCAGACGCCTTGGGCGGAGCCTTCGATCATCCCACCCGCCTGGACATCATGAAGGACAGCCGTATAGGCACCTTCGGCGCCGTCGCCCTCATGCTTTGCCTGGCTGCAAAGGCGGCCGCTTTTAAGTCCCTCCTGGATGCATCCCAACTGGCCCCGTTCGTCGCCATACCGGCTCTTTCCCGCTACGCCATGGCCATGGTGGCCTTCCGCATCCCCTACGCCCGTGCATCCGGCGGGCTGGGAAGACCCTTCATCGAACACTTGTCGCGAAAGGAACTCACGGCCGCCGGCTTCGTCGCCGCCCCGGCGGCCTTTATTCTCTTGGGGTTCACGGCCTTTGCGCATTTCGCCGCCATCCTCCTCATCGTCCTTTTCTTCCGAAGGCTTGCGATTCGCACCCTCGGCGGAGTCACCGGTGATGTGCTCGGCGCGTCCAACGAAGTGGCGGAAACCGCACTCTACACCCTTGCCGCCGCCCTTTCACCGATCTGATCGCCTTTCACAGCCCCCGGTATAAGAAAGGTGCACCAACATGACGTCCATCACCCAAACACACGCCCGAATCCTGGAACTCTTCAAGAACGCACCCGAGGCTTTCATCTCCGGACCCGAACTGGCTTCCCGCACGGGCGTCAGCCGGACGGCCGTTTGGAAGGCCGTGCACGCGCTCCGCCGCCTCGGATACGAAATCGACTCCCATCCCCGGCACGGCTACCGCCTCGTTCGCGTGCCGGAAGCCCTCATCCCCGAAGAAATGCTGCCCCTTCTTCAGACTTCGTGGCTCGCGAGGACTTACCACCACCAGACCACCGCCGCCTCCACCAACGACCTGGCCATCCAAATGGCCGCCCGCGGCGCTCCCCATGGCACGGTGGTCGCCGTCGAAACCCAGACCGCCGGCCGCGGGCGCCTCCACCGGCCATGGCTTTCAGCAGCGGGAAAAGGACTCACCTTCTCCGCCGTTCTGCGCCCCGACCTTTCTCCTCAAGCGGCCCCTCAAATCACCCTGGTTGCCGCGGCGGCGATAGCGAAGACCCTACGCAGCATCTACGGCCTGAACGCCGCCATCAAGTGGCCCAACGATGTGCTCATCCATGGGAAAAAAGCAGTGGGGATCCTCACGGAAATGCAGTGCGACCCGGACCGGGTGCGTTTCCTGGTGACGGGGATTGGTATCAATGTCAACGAAACCGCAGCGGAACTCCCGAGTCGCACCCGCTACCCGGCCACTTCCATCGCCCTGGAACTCGGTGGCCCGGTCAATAGAAAGCAGCTGTTCGCCGTGATCCTCCATTCGCTCGAAAACGAATGGGATCGCTATTTTTCGGGACGGTTCAACGAACTACTGGAAGAACTGGAAGGTCTTTCGGCCGTACTGGGAAGGCGGATCGAAGTCGACTGTTCCGGAGAAGTCCTGCGCGGAGTAGCCCAGGGGTTCACACCTCAGGGAGCGCTCAGGATCCTCTCCGACGACGGAAATGAAACAGTGATTTGGGTGGGAGACGTCACCCAGGTGCTCACTTTCCACTAAAATTCGCTGCATGCAGCGTGTAGGGCTCACGCCTCCCGAACCCGTTCCACCGCCTCCTGCCTTCTCTTGCAGTCGATACACAGCGTGGTCACCGGCCTCGCCTTCAACCGCTCGATGCTGATATCATCCCCGCACGCTTCGCAGATCCCGAAAGTGCCGTCTTCGATCCGCTGGAGCGCCTCACGGATTTTGATGATCAATTTGCGTTCGCGGTCCCGGATTCGAAGCATGAAGTTTCGGTCCGATTCCAAAGAAGCCCGGTCCGTGGGATCCGGAAAGTTGTCTTCCATGTCCGTCATGCCCGTCACCGTCTTTTCCGCCTCCGAAAGAAGCTCCGCAAGCCTCCCTTCCAGGACTTCCTTGAAATAGGCCAGCGTTTCCTGGTCCATGATCCCCTCCTTCGCTCCATCGGCCTGAAGGGCATTCCGCTAGCACACACCCCTCAGGAAGTAAAGTCAAAACGCACACTAAGCGCGACTGTAGGTGCCGCTTCGGCCTCCGGATTTGAACGTCAGTTCGATATCACCGATGCACATCTCTCGATCCATGGCCTTGCACATGTCGTAGATGGTGAGGCCGGCCTGAGTGACGGCCATGAGCGCCTCCATCTCCACACCCGTCCTGTCGCAGGTCTTGACCTCGGCCTCGATAAGGATCATCCCGGCGCTTCGGTCGACATGGAAGTCTATGGCGACGGCGGTCAACCGGATCGGATGGCACAGCGGGATCAACTCCCAGGTCCGCTTCGCCCCCATGATTCCCGCAAGGCGGGCCGCTTCGAACACATTTCCCTTGGGGACTTTGCCGTCGAGGACGGCGGCCAGCGTCGGCTCGGAAAGACGCATTCGAGCCCGGGCCCGGGCTATCCGTTCGGTGCTGTCCTTTTCCGAAACGTCAACCATTCGGAGCCGGCCTTCATCGTCGATATGGGTCAGTTGCCTTTCCGTTGTCATTGGTATAAGGCCTTCAAATATCCACTTCCTGCAGGAAAAGCACAAGGTCTCCGGCAGGAACGGTAGGTGAAAGATGATCGCCGGCACCGGGAATCCGAAGCCGCATGCCATGTACTCCCGTAGATGGGATCCAAACGCTGACCGATCGCCGTTCGGTCACCAGCCCTCGCCCTCCGCAGGCAACACATTCGCCGCGCGTCTTGCGTCCGGCGCCCGCACACACCCGGCAAAACACCACCCTCTCATAACAGATGGTCTCGGGGCCTTCACGGCCGTTTCCGCTCGGCACCTGAAGATCAAACCGCAAGTCCACACTCCGGCAGGGGGCCGGCTGTCGCCGAGGAAACCCGAAATAGCTTTCGAAGAACTCATCGGGAAAGCCGGAAAAGCCTTCACTCCAGCCCGCACCGTTACCGTTACCGCCTCCATTGCGGGCATGCCCGCGTCTCGTACCGTGGCCCCTTCTTTCATCGTACTCACGCCGTCTGGCAGGATCCGCCAGCCGCTCATACGCCTCGCGAATGCATTGGAACCTTTCCCTGGCGTCAGGCCGCTGAGGGTTCAGGTCCGGATGCCAGCGCATGGCCAGACGTCGAAACGCCGCCTTAATTTCTTGTTGACTCGCTTCGACGGAAACGCCGAGAATTTTGTAGAGACAGTCCGTCATGCCGCTACGCCCTGTTCCAGCCCCGCGGGCGGTTATGGTTTCATGGCTTATAGGATCAAGGGGCGCCCTTCGCCCCATGAGCGGCGGGCGAAAAATCGCTTCATTCCGCCGCGAGAATGGTCGATTCTAAAAAGAACGCCCGGCATTGGCAAGCCTTCTCAGACGCTTCCCCGTTCACGATGGAACCGCCCGACATGGTCGCCAAAACCTACACACTCGGACTCCTCGGCATAGACGCCTTCCTGGTGGAAGTCGAGGTGGACATCTCGACCGGCCTTCCGTCCTTCGCCACCGTCGGGTTGCCTGACAGCATCGTCCGGGAAAGCCGGGACCGCATCAAGGCGGCAATTCAAAACAGCGGCTACCCTTTTCCCATGGATCGGGTGACGGTGAACCTTGCCCCCGCTCACATGAAAAAGGAGGGTTCCGGTTTCGATCTTCCTATCGCTGCGGCTATTCTGGCAGCCACCGGCCTCATCGACGCCGGAGCGTTGCAGGATGCCCTGCTCGTAGGGGAACTCTCGCTGGACGGACAAGTGAGGGGGATCGTCGGGACCCTCCCCATGGCCGTCGAAGCCCAACGCCAGGGTCGGTCCGCTTTCTACGTTCCTTCGGAAAATGTTCAGGAAGCCGCCATCGTCCAAGATCTCAACGTCTACGGCATCCAGCACCTATCTCAGTTGGTCGAACTGCTGGCGGGAAGGCTGGAACTGGAACCCCAACGCTTCGCCGCCGGCCGCCTCCTCGACGCCCCCGATCCCGACGGCCCGGACTTGCTCGATGTAAAGGGCCAAGAACACGCCAAGAGAGCCTTGGAAGTGGCCGCCGCCGGCGCCCACAACCTCCTGCTCATCGGTCCGCCCGGTTCGGGCAAGACCATGCTTTCCCAGCGGCTTCCCTCCATCCTTCCCCCGTTGAGTTTCGACGAGGCGCTGCAGACATCCAAGATCTACAGTGTGGCTGGACTGCTGAAAGGCCGTCCGCTGGTCACGCGCCGGCCTTTCCGAAACCCTCATCACACCATCTCCGATGCCGGGCTCATCGGCGGAGGCCATATCCCGCGGCCCGGGGAAGTCAGCCTCGCCCACAACGGCGTACTTTTTCTCGACGAATTTCCCGAGTTTCGCAGGAACATCCTGGACCTGCTGAGGCAACCCCTGGAGGACGGAAGGGTTACCATCGCCAGAGCCAACATGACCCTCACCTATCCCGCCTCCTTCATGCTGGTCGCCGCCATGAATCCCTGCCCTTGCGGCTATGCCGGAGACCCCAACCACGCCTGCCGGTGTTCCGAGCATCACATCCATCGGTACCGAAGTCGCATCTCCGGCCCCATCTTGGACCGCATCGACCTCCATGTCGAGGTCCCCGCCGTCCGCTACGAAGATCTCAAAGGCTCCTCCGCCGGCGAATCTTCGGAAGCCATCCGTCGGCGGGTTGTGAACGCTCGGCAACGCCAACTGGCCCGCCTCTCGACCGAAAAGACTTTCAGCAACGCGGCCATGACCCCCAAACAAATCCACCGCCATTGCCGCCTGGACGAGCACGGGCTCCATATTCTCGAAGACGCCATCCGCCGCCTCGGCTTCAGCGCCCGCGCCTACCACCGCATCCTCAAGGTCTCCCGAACCATTGCGGATCTCGAAGATTCCGAGGACATCCGGCCTCATCATGTGCTCGAAGCCATTCAGTACCGGTCGCTTGACCGGGATCTCTTTTGATCCGGGAGCCCAAGCCCCCCCGGCTCTCAGGGGTGGACACGCCGTTTCTTCTCACAGAGGAACCCATCCTGCCGGCAAGGCCGCAGCCGATAATTTCTACTCACATGATCATTCTCCAGCATGATGTCGTTTCCCATTTTTCTGGTTAAAACATTTCACCCATGCCTCTATGTTGTGCCATCTGTGAGGTCTTTCCCTCGCGGCGGGCACCACTTCCGCTGCGCCGTCCGGTTCTTGTTTCCGTTTTGATTGCGACATTCACGCCGCCAAGGAGGAAGCACCATGAAAGACACGTCCAGTTTGCGAAGCGGCCTTTTTTGCTTCACCATTCTGGCGCTCATGAGCCTCTGCGTTGCCGCAGGGCCCAGAGTTTCGTCCGCCAAGACCATTCGGTTCCTCGACAACAGCTGGGACACCATCCAGGTTCACAACCGAATCGTCGGGTTCGTCGCCAAGCACGGCTACGGCTATGATCCCGATTACATCACCAGCGAGACAATCCCCGGCATGGCTGGGCTCATGCGGGGAGATGCGGACATCAACATGGAAGTATGGATCGAAAACGTACAGGAAGCCTACGACAAGGGAATTTCGTCCGGGGTCCTGCTCGACCTGGGGAGCAATTTCCCCGACAGTTGGCAGGGTTGGCTTGTCCCCACGTATGTGATCCAAGGCGACGTGGAAAGGGGTATCAAACCGATGGCTCCCGACTTGAAATCCGTGTTCGATATGCCCAAGTACTGGGAGCTTTTCAAAGATCCCGAAGATCCTTCCAAGGGACGTTTCTACAGTTCCATCCCTGGCTGGAAAGTCACCGAACTCAACGAACAGAAATTCAAGGCCTACGGTATGGAAGAACCGCGCGTGCTGCTCTACGAGTGGGAAGGTCCGAAAACCGCCCGCCACATGCTCCAGGCCAACCACAATGACCACGCGTTCGTTCTCACCAAGAATCGGAGGCTTTGGGGGCTGGTCACCCGGGAGACACTTCGACAACTCATCGATAGCGGAAAACCTTCCATCAGGGACGCTCTCATCACAGACATTCCCACCTGCAAACCGGAGATGCTGGTGGAAGAGTTGTTCCTACTGGCTTCCTCCAGCCCATATCCCATCGCGGTGGTCAACGAACAAGGCCGTTTTCTGGGTGAAATCGACAATCGGACCATTCTGGACAGCATGATCCAGGAACGAGGGTCTTTGAATGTGGAATGAATTTCCGCGGTTTTTTCGAATCCCTCTCTCCGACTGGATCGACGCCCTGATGGATTGGGTGCTCACCCACTGGGGGGCCTTTTTCGATGCCTTCGGCGACGTCCTTCTCAAGATCCTGCTTGTGATCGAAGCTTTTTTCCTCTGGCTTCCCTGGCCGGTGACCGTAGCGGCTGTCTGGCTTGCGGCCTGGTGGGCCCTAAGGCGGTGGTGGGCAGGGCCGGCCATGG
This is a stretch of genomic DNA from Desulfoglaeba alkanexedens ALDC. It encodes these proteins:
- the rsmG gene encoding 16S rRNA (guanine(527)-N(7))-methyltransferase RsmG, producing the protein MNPIAHRPPFPEDAFVRRLLSAAETAGIPLSQAQALRCHRHAARMLQWNASVNLTRIVDLEGIVSKHIIDSLVPGTLLPHRGWVLDVGTGPGFPGIPLKILHPELQIVLLESARKKCSFLKVIVAELAMDGIRIVNEKWERFAVRTYSWEPVEGYDAIVMRAVRLEPDHLLLLARGKLAPGGLFAWWTTAHADTAPAILTQTARQAGLEPLPPFQYDLGGGPRHVLFWRRIRQEQLSEPGLS
- a CDS encoding cysteine hydrolase family protein; translation: MDRKAILVIDMLNDFLDPQGALYCGERARAIIPAVRQWVDAFSERGDAVIYLQDAHLPDDSEFDLFPPHAVKGTWGSRIIPELEPPAGAVTIEKTRYSGFYGTCLEEVLARFGPAQVWVTGVCTSICVMDTVGGLRNRDYPVVVPRGGVADFDPEFHDFSLRRMERIYGATLA
- a CDS encoding DUF3842 family protein gives rise to the protein MKRIAVIDGQGGGIGSAVIRKIKEIYGESLEVWALGTNAVATAHMMKARANRGATGEHAIVHCAGRVDLVIGPIAILLPYAMMGEITPRMVEALGASPAFKLLIPLTQEPVLVVGAAREPLPHLVDQLVYEYLPRKLGLETDAS
- the cobU gene encoding bifunctional adenosylcobinamide kinase/adenosylcobinamide-phosphate guanylyltransferase, with protein sequence MTRPFPFDGPHLVLGGARSGKSRYAESLIAALPPPYVYVATAEIRDREMADRVAEHRSRRGDQWITIECPLELLQTLRRQCPAAHPVLVDCLTLWISNLLLDYGEAEALRHVDRLCELIPSLPFPLVLVSNEVGTGIVPENATARVFRDLAGRTNQRIAAACRSVSYLVAGIPLTIKESGGPFTAPEVPRPESGAPGTSR
- the cobS gene encoding adenosylcobinamide-GDP ribazoletransferase yields the protein MWHRISLALSFLTVLHLPGRSKTPFAEEDLARSFAHFPTVGLLLGLAAALTAALLSPFLPSAVTAVWLLIVSVVLTRGLHLDGLADLADALGGAFDHPTRLDIMKDSRIGTFGAVALMLCLAAKAAAFKSLLDASQLAPFVAIPALSRYAMAMVAFRIPYARASGGLGRPFIEHLSRKELTAAGFVAAPAAFILLGFTAFAHFAAILLIVLFFRRLAIRTLGGVTGDVLGASNEVAETALYTLAAALSPI
- a CDS encoding biotin--[acetyl-CoA-carboxylase] ligase; translated protein: MTSITQTHARILELFKNAPEAFISGPELASRTGVSRTAVWKAVHALRRLGYEIDSHPRHGYRLVRVPEALIPEEMLPLLQTSWLARTYHHQTTAASTNDLAIQMAARGAPHGTVVAVETQTAGRGRLHRPWLSAAGKGLTFSAVLRPDLSPQAAPQITLVAAAAIAKTLRSIYGLNAAIKWPNDVLIHGKKAVGILTEMQCDPDRVRFLVTGIGINVNETAAELPSRTRYPATSIALELGGPVNRKQLFAVILHSLENEWDRYFSGRFNELLEELEGLSAVLGRRIEVDCSGEVLRGVAQGFTPQGALRILSDDGNETVIWVGDVTQVLTFH
- the dksA gene encoding RNA polymerase-binding protein DksA; this translates as MDQETLAYFKEVLEGRLAELLSEAEKTVTGMTDMEDNFPDPTDRASLESDRNFMLRIRDRERKLIIKIREALQRIEDGTFGICEACGDDISIERLKARPVTTLCIDCKRRQEAVERVREA
- the moaC gene encoding cyclic pyranopterin monophosphate synthase MoaC, which gives rise to MTTERQLTHIDDEGRLRMVDVSEKDSTERIARARARMRLSEPTLAAVLDGKVPKGNVFEAARLAGIMGAKRTWELIPLCHPIRLTAVAIDFHVDRSAGMILIEAEVKTCDRTGVEMEALMAVTQAGLTIYDMCKAMDREMCIGDIELTFKSGGRSGTYSRA
- a CDS encoding DnaJ domain-containing protein; this translates as MTDCLYKILGVSVEASQQEIKAAFRRLAMRWHPDLNPQRPDARERFQCIREAYERLADPARRREYDERRGHGTRRGHARNGGGNGNGAGWSEGFSGFPDEFFESYFGFPRRQPAPCRSVDLRFDLQVPSGNGREGPETICYERVVFCRVCAGAGRKTRGECVACGGRGLVTERRSVSVWIPSTGVHGMRLRIPGAGDHLSPTVPAGDLVLFLQEVDI
- a CDS encoding YifB family Mg chelatase-like AAA ATPase, which produces MVAKTYTLGLLGIDAFLVEVEVDISTGLPSFATVGLPDSIVRESRDRIKAAIQNSGYPFPMDRVTVNLAPAHMKKEGSGFDLPIAAAILAATGLIDAGALQDALLVGELSLDGQVRGIVGTLPMAVEAQRQGRSAFYVPSENVQEAAIVQDLNVYGIQHLSQLVELLAGRLELEPQRFAAGRLLDAPDPDGPDLLDVKGQEHAKRALEVAAAGAHNLLLIGPPGSGKTMLSQRLPSILPPLSFDEALQTSKIYSVAGLLKGRPLVTRRPFRNPHHTISDAGLIGGGHIPRPGEVSLAHNGVLFLDEFPEFRRNILDLLRQPLEDGRVTIARANMTLTYPASFMLVAAMNPCPCGYAGDPNHACRCSEHHIHRYRSRISGPILDRIDLHVEVPAVRYEDLKGSSAGESSEAIRRRVVNARQRQLARLSTEKTFSNAAMTPKQIHRHCRLDEHGLHILEDAIRRLGFSARAYHRILKVSRTIADLEDSEDIRPHHVLEAIQYRSLDRDLF
- a CDS encoding glycine betaine ABC transporter substrate-binding protein encodes the protein MKDTSSLRSGLFCFTILALMSLCVAAGPRVSSAKTIRFLDNSWDTIQVHNRIVGFVAKHGYGYDPDYITSETIPGMAGLMRGDADINMEVWIENVQEAYDKGISSGVLLDLGSNFPDSWQGWLVPTYVIQGDVERGIKPMAPDLKSVFDMPKYWELFKDPEDPSKGRFYSSIPGWKVTELNEQKFKAYGMEEPRVLLYEWEGPKTARHMLQANHNDHAFVLTKNRRLWGLVTRETLRQLIDSGKPSIRDALITDIPTCKPEMLVEELFLLASSSPYPIAVVNEQGRFLGEIDNRTILDSMIQERGSLNVE